Genomic segment of Psychrobacter sanguinis:
TAGCTGGCTTTAGCTTTTGTTGTGATTGGTTGCGGTTGCAGCTTTTGGTCTAAATAAGTTAGCACTTGTGCTCGTACAGGGTTGACCCAAGTTAATGAAGTCGACATGGCCGCAATGATAGAAGCATGGGTCGCACCTTTAATTTCTTCAGTACTGACATTAGCACCGACATCCGTTAAAGCTTTTACCATTTTTTCAGAATTACTGATATGTACCACTTTATCATTTTCAGCAGTCATTAATAAATAATCAGGTTGTTGACCACTACTTCCTGCTTTAAGTAATCGATCTGGCATGACCTCATCTGGCGTTGCCCCTTCAGGGAAAACAGTGCGCGAAGAGAACTTCCTAAAGTCATAGCTGTAAGGACCCGCAATGCCCACTACCGCCTTGATATCATTTGGCTGCAATCCATACGGCTTTAAAAAGTCAGCATTAGAAACTGCAGCGACTGCGTTAAATGCTCCGGCAGAATGACCCACAACTGCCATTCTATTCGCATCGGCGAAAAATTTATCTGCATTTTCATGCGACCAAGCAATCGCTTGAGCCGTATCTTTAACAAATTCAGGATAAATAAACTGTGGCGCTTTTCTATAGTTAATCACTGCCGTAACGTAACCCGCTTTGGCCAAACTCTGACCCACAAAGGCATACTGATCTTTATTACCGCTTTCCCAAGAGCCACCATGGACAAAAACGATAAAAGGATACTCTGCACTGGGCTTTTGATGATTATCTACGGCTTTAGCAAGCTCTTTAGGATAGTAGATATCTAAATTCTGATCCGGCTCATTACCGTAATTCAAATCCTTGATAACACTCACTTCACCATTAGGCGTAATGGCATTCAATAGCTTTAACCCTGGCGAAGCATTGGCCGTGGTATGTAATGACCATAAAGCCACGCCTGTAACCGCTACTGAAACACTCAACTTCTTATATTTTTGCATCGACATGGACTGATCGTTCCGTTATTTTTAAGGATTATTCTGATAAAGCCTTGGTTGTGGCTCTATGGTTTCTACCAACCATTTACCTCTTGCTTATACATTTCAATGTAAGGACTGGGATAAGTATTGTTTGAGCTCTGTGGGGATGACACAGGCGCGATATCATTGTTTACACCGCTAACTGGCGTTTGTGGTGCTTGATATTGAGTAGCCTCTGCACCCTGAACGACTGGCACCTGTTGCTGTTGTGGAGCATAAGACTGTTCAACATTAGCACCTGGCACTACTTCAATTGGTTCTTCTATATAACGCGGTGCAGGCGGCTCAAGATTGGTCTCTTGAATAATGGCATCTTCATTAATTTCTGCGCCATTATTATCGATAAGCTGGGTTAATAGCACCAACTCTTTAATGCCCACTGTGCTATTGATAATATTAATCAAATGTTCACGCTGAGCCGGTGTCAGTTTACCCATGACATAGACAACGCCGTCGTCAGTAACCACTTTTACTTGGCTATTTTTGATCGCATTGTTGGTTAAGATTTTAGCATTCACTTTTGAGCTAATATAAGCATCGTGTACGGTATAACTGGCCCCTTTGACATTAGCAACC
This window contains:
- a CDS encoding alpha/beta hydrolase, with the protein product MSMQKYKKLSVSVAVTGVALWSLHTTANASPGLKLLNAITPNGEVSVIKDLNYGNEPDQNLDIYYPKELAKAVDNHQKPSAEYPFIVFVHGGSWESGNKDQYAFVGQSLAKAGYVTAVINYRKAPQFIYPEFVKDTAQAIAWSHENADKFFADANRMAVVGHSAGAFNAVAAVSNADFLKPYGLQPNDIKAVVGIAGPYSYDFRKFSSRTVFPEGATPDEVMPDRLLKAGSSGQQPDYLLMTAENDKVVHISNSEKMVKALTDVGANVSTEEIKGATHASIIAAMSTSLTWVNPVRAQVLTYLDQKLQPQPITTKAKAS
- a CDS encoding BON domain-containing protein — its product is MVSSWLSDSKSIKCTTLCATLSLGLMSGCVSMQAIKSPNESFGVAATDRTLAQRILDQSIENTAKVNISRIDPTFSARSRISINSFYSNVLLTGEVPDEEAKKQVEAVVSSMPDIKNLYNKLTVANVKGASYTVHDAYISSKVNAKILTNNAIKNSQVKVVTDDGVVYVMGKLTPAQREHLINIINSTVGIKELVLLTQLIDNNGAEINEDAIIQETNLEPPAPRYIEEPIEVVPGANVEQSYAPQQQQVPVVQGAEATQYQAPQTPVSGVNNDIAPVSSPQSSNNTYPSPYIEMYKQEVNGW